In Salvelinus sp. IW2-2015 unplaced genomic scaffold, ASM291031v2 Un_scaffold3033, whole genome shotgun sequence, a single window of DNA contains:
- the LOC112075213 gene encoding signal peptidase complex catalytic subunit SEC11A: MLSLDFLDDVRRMNKRQLYYQVLNFGMIVSSALMIWKGLMVVTGSESPIVVVLSGSMEPAFHRGDLLFLTNRVEDPIRVGEIVVFRIEGREIPIVHRVLKIHEKENGEIKFLTKGDNNSVDDRGLYKPGQHWLEKKDVVGRARGFVPYIGIVTILMNDYPKFKYAVLFLLGLFVLVHRE; the protein is encoded by the exons ATGTTGTCTTTAGATTTCCTTGATGATGTGCGGCGGATGAATAAGCGCCAG CTCTACTACCAGGTGCTGAATTTTGGTATGATAGTGTCCTCAGCCCTGATGATCTGGAAAGGACTGATGGTCGTGACAGGCAGCGAGAGCCCTATTGTTGTCGTCCTCAG TGGAAGTATGGAGCCTGCTTTCCATCGAGGAGACCTTCTGTTCCTGACAAACCGGGTCGAGGACCCCATCAGAGTCGGAGAGATTGTGGTCTTCAGGATAGAGGGCAGAGAGATCCCCATAGTACACAGAGTACTAAAGATTCATGAAAA GGAAAATGGCGAAATCAAGTTCCTGACCAAAGGTGACAACAACTCTGTAGATGACAGAGGGCTGTACAAGCCGGGACAGCACTGGCTAGAGAAGAAAGACGTGGTGGGACGAGCCAGAGG GTTTGTACCATACATCGGAATCGTTACCATTCTGATGAACGACTATCCCAAATTCAAG TACGCTGTTCTCTTCCTGCTGGGTCTGTTTGTCCTGGTCCATCGGGAGTGA